A stretch of Candidatus Manganitrophaceae bacterium DNA encodes these proteins:
- a CDS encoding rod shape-determining protein, which translates to MMGLTSSILGWFSNDLAIDLGTANTLVYVRGKGIVINEPSVVAIERKSGKVVAIGAEAKKMLGRTPGNIVAIRPMKDGVIADFEIAEKMLNHFIKKAHNRNTFVRPRVIIGVPSRVTQVEQRAVRDSAELAGAREVYLIEQPIAAAIGAGLPIAEPSGNMVVDIGGGTTDIAVISLAGIVYSESVKVAGDKMDDAIVNYIKRKYNLLIGDHMAEQIKFEIGSAYPLEEKKTYMIKGRDLISGIPKTLVIDDGEIREALAEPISAIVNAIKVALENTPPELAGDIIDRGIVLTGGGSLLRGMDTRLREETNLPIITVDNPLNTVALGTGKALDQLSLLRRISISS; encoded by the coding sequence ATGATGGGACTGACAAGCAGCATCTTGGGATGGTTTTCGAATGACCTGGCGATTGACTTGGGAACGGCGAACACGCTGGTCTATGTGCGGGGAAAGGGGATTGTCATCAACGAACCTTCGGTGGTTGCAATTGAGCGGAAATCGGGAAAGGTGGTCGCCATCGGGGCCGAGGCGAAGAAGATGCTGGGACGCACCCCAGGCAACATCGTCGCCATCCGGCCGATGAAAGACGGGGTGATCGCCGACTTCGAGATTGCCGAGAAGATGCTGAATCATTTCATCAAGAAGGCCCATAACCGAAACACCTTCGTCCGCCCGCGTGTGATCATCGGCGTCCCCTCGCGGGTGACGCAGGTGGAGCAGCGGGCCGTTCGCGACTCCGCAGAACTCGCCGGGGCGCGCGAGGTCTACTTAATCGAGCAGCCGATCGCCGCCGCCATCGGCGCGGGGCTTCCAATCGCCGAGCCTTCCGGCAACATGGTGGTCGACATCGGCGGCGGAACGACCGATATCGCGGTCATCTCGCTCGCCGGTATCGTCTACTCCGAGTCGGTGAAAGTGGCCGGCGACAAGATGGACGACGCCATCGTGAATTACATCAAGCGCAAATATAACCTTCTGATCGGGGACCACATGGCGGAGCAGATCAAATTCGAGATCGGCTCGGCCTACCCGCTGGAGGAGAAGAAGACCTACATGATCAAAGGGCGTGATCTGATCTCCGGCATTCCGAAGACGCTCGTGATCGACGACGGCGAGATCCGCGAGGCGCTGGCGGAGCCGATCTCTGCGATCGTCAATGCCATCAAAGTGGCGCTGGAGAACACCCCGCCCGAGCTCGCCGGCGACATCATCGACCGGGGGATTGTTTTGACCGGCGGCGGCTCGCTCCTCCGCGGCATGGATACGCGCCTTCGTGAAGAGACGAACCTCCCGATTATCACGGTCGACAATCCCCTGAACACGGTGGCGTTGGGGACCGGAAAGGCGCTCGACCAGCTGAGCCTGCTCCGAAGGATCTCGATCTCCTCTTAA
- the mreC gene encoding rod shape-determining protein MreC translates to MIRRRSIYKRFLVLSFVLGLTIIFISPELQKKPLRWLEIPIGGLVYYVQNGTSSVLNGVGGIWKGYVGLIHVREENERLRIEMDRLRGENNQLKEDGALAQRLQSILNYKQSVPVGMVTAGVIGREPTHWYRSVIINKGDADGIKVDMGVITPQGVVGKIIKTGPHHAQVLLMTDRSSAVAAVVQRTRDEGIVQGMEEGTLRLKYLPHFSEVTVGDAVVTSGLEGSFIKGLKIGEIEKVEKKEHELFLQVKLAPQIDFGKLEEVLIITSTAEKGGKAGS, encoded by the coding sequence ATGATTCGTCGGAGAAGTATCTACAAGCGCTTCCTCGTCCTCTCCTTTGTCCTCGGCTTGACGATCATTTTCATCTCACCCGAACTCCAGAAGAAACCGCTCCGGTGGCTGGAAATTCCCATCGGCGGGCTCGTCTACTACGTTCAGAATGGGACGTCCTCGGTCTTGAACGGCGTCGGCGGAATTTGGAAGGGCTATGTCGGCCTCATTCATGTTCGGGAAGAGAATGAGCGTCTTCGGATAGAGATGGATCGGCTTCGGGGAGAGAACAATCAACTGAAGGAAGACGGCGCGTTGGCCCAACGGCTTCAATCGATTTTAAATTATAAACAGAGTGTGCCGGTCGGCATGGTCACCGCGGGGGTGATCGGTCGAGAGCCGACCCACTGGTATCGAAGTGTGATCATCAATAAAGGCGATGCCGACGGGATCAAAGTCGATATGGGGGTCATCACCCCGCAAGGGGTGGTGGGGAAGATCATCAAGACCGGACCCCATCATGCCCAGGTTCTTTTGATGACCGATCGAAGCAGCGCCGTCGCCGCCGTGGTTCAGCGCACCCGCGATGAGGGGATCGTCCAGGGGATGGAGGAGGGGACGCTTCGGCTGAAGTACCTTCCTCATTTTTCGGAGGTCACGGTGGGAGATGCGGTCGTTACCTCCGGCTTGGAGGGGAGTTTTATAAAAGGGCTGAAGATCGGTGAGATCGAGAAGGTCGAGAAGAAAGAACATGAGCTCTTTCTTCAGGTTAAATTGGCCCCCCAGATCGATTTTGGGAAATTGGAAGAGGTCTTGATCATCACCTCTACCGCCGAGAAGGGCGGGAAAGCGGGTTCTTAA
- the mreD gene encoding rod shape-determining protein MreD — protein sequence MRWLSRIVIFLLLIPAQTLLLEQIKIGGIKPDLALILVYCFGWAGGEVRGLLWGVALGGLVDFFSIGLLSVNFFLKMVIGFTVGMLGRSLLNLSFLWNTLIFFFVSILHDLLGTLIIEGVGEGGLFPMIHREMIGRAFYNSFFAAGLLFLFAKRRAEKGTIDHAGILFTPGGNPGSAD from the coding sequence ATGAGATGGCTCTCCCGAATCGTCATTTTCCTCCTATTAATCCCGGCGCAGACCCTTCTGCTGGAGCAGATCAAGATCGGCGGGATTAAGCCGGACCTGGCTTTGATTCTCGTCTATTGCTTCGGCTGGGCCGGCGGTGAGGTACGCGGACTCCTGTGGGGGGTCGCTTTGGGAGGGCTCGTCGATTTTTTTTCGATCGGCCTGTTGAGCGTCAATTTTTTTTTAAAAATGGTCATCGGTTTCACGGTCGGGATGTTGGGGAGGTCTTTACTCAACCTCTCTTTTTTGTGGAATACCCTGATTTTCTTTTTCGTCTCGATCCTTCATGATCTCCTCGGCACGCTGATCATCGAAGGGGTGGGCGAAGGGGGTCTCTTTCCGATGATTCATCGCGAGATGATCGGAAGGGCATTTTATAATTCTTTCTTTGCGGCCGGTCTGTTATTTCTCTTTGCAAAGAGAAGGGCTGAGAAAGGGACAATCGATCATGCGGGAATCCTATTTACCCCAGGAGGAAACCCGGGATCTGCAGACTAG
- the mrdA gene encoding penicillin-binding protein 2: MRESYLPQEETRDLQTRIYWLFGLIILALFGLLLRAWYLQIVKGKFYLEMSENNRMRVVETPPPRGLIYDRNGNLLVNNVPSFNLYVVLGDMPNQSHVLPRLATLIGMSEEELKRRVTIKKEDPFFPIKIKDDLTMREVAVVEGHGLDLPGVKIEAEFKRNAIYGTLAAHLLGYVGEISQVQMESHNYSEIGRGAIIGQYGIEQTFDSIIRGTPGQKGIEVDALGHEIRVLKVKEPMRGDDIFLSLDLNLQKVSEEALGLQSGAIVAMDPKNGDILAMVSHPAFNPNLLSQGASSRAWDALLKDEGRPLTNRIIHGQYPPGSTFKIVMSAALLETKEVTPANRIECRGFLPFGNRHFKDWKKGGHGSVDLYRAMVESCDVYYYEMGNRLGIDTIARFSHLFGLGQPTGVELSSEKGGLIPSTDWKRQVRKEPWYPGETLSVSIGQGYVTVTPLQQAMMISTVASSGVLHQPKLLRKIRDQETGSVQEVPTPEGKRIPVSAETFRVIQNALAGVVSEPHGTAYGSRSKFVSMGGKTGTAQVIGMKGGVHGKLPDKFNDHAWFVAFAPVEDPKIAVVVLVENGGHGGSAAAPLARKVIEGYLNVVPPGTSPDSITVKSPAPVPSIPDEG, translated from the coding sequence ATGCGGGAATCCTATTTACCCCAGGAGGAAACCCGGGATCTGCAGACTAGGATCTATTGGCTCTTCGGCCTGATCATTTTAGCCTTGTTCGGTCTTCTCCTCCGCGCTTGGTATCTGCAGATCGTCAAGGGAAAGTTCTACCTTGAAATGTCCGAGAACAACCGGATGCGGGTGGTGGAGACCCCTCCTCCCCGCGGCCTCATCTACGATCGGAACGGAAACCTCCTCGTCAACAACGTCCCGAGCTTCAACCTCTATGTCGTTCTCGGCGACATGCCGAATCAGTCGCACGTCCTTCCCCGTCTCGCCACTCTGATCGGCATGTCGGAAGAGGAGCTGAAGCGCCGCGTCACGATCAAAAAAGAAGATCCCTTTTTTCCGATCAAAATAAAAGATGACCTTACGATGCGTGAAGTGGCGGTGGTCGAGGGGCATGGATTGGACCTCCCCGGCGTGAAGATCGAGGCCGAATTCAAACGAAACGCGATCTACGGGACGCTGGCGGCCCACCTGCTCGGCTATGTCGGAGAGATCTCCCAGGTGCAGATGGAATCTCACAACTATTCCGAGATCGGCCGGGGGGCGATCATCGGCCAATATGGGATTGAACAGACCTTCGATTCGATTATCCGGGGGACTCCCGGGCAGAAGGGGATTGAAGTCGATGCGCTGGGCCACGAAATACGCGTGCTGAAGGTGAAAGAGCCGATGCGCGGAGATGATATTTTCTTGTCGCTCGACCTCAACCTCCAAAAAGTCTCCGAGGAGGCGCTTGGTTTGCAGAGCGGGGCGATCGTCGCGATGGACCCGAAGAACGGCGACATTCTTGCCATGGTGAGTCACCCCGCCTTTAATCCGAATCTTCTCTCCCAGGGGGCGAGCTCCCGCGCCTGGGATGCCCTTCTCAAAGATGAGGGGCGGCCGCTGACCAACCGGATCATCCACGGGCAATACCCTCCCGGATCGACCTTCAAAATCGTCATGAGCGCCGCGCTCTTGGAGACGAAAGAGGTGACCCCCGCGAACCGGATCGAATGCCGTGGTTTTCTCCCCTTTGGAAACAGGCATTTTAAAGACTGGAAAAAAGGGGGGCATGGGTCGGTGGACCTCTACCGGGCAATGGTCGAGTCGTGCGACGTCTATTATTACGAGATGGGAAATCGGCTCGGAATCGATACGATCGCGAGATTCTCGCATCTCTTCGGTTTGGGACAGCCGACCGGGGTGGAGCTCTCCTCGGAGAAGGGGGGCTTGATCCCGAGCACCGACTGGAAGCGGCAGGTTCGGAAAGAGCCGTGGTATCCGGGGGAGACCCTCTCCGTTTCGATCGGACAGGGGTATGTCACGGTGACGCCGCTTCAGCAGGCGATGATGATCAGCACCGTCGCCAGCTCCGGGGTGCTCCATCAGCCGAAACTGCTCAGGAAGATCCGGGATCAGGAAACCGGATCGGTCCAAGAGGTTCCGACCCCTGAGGGAAAACGAATTCCGGTTTCGGCCGAAACCTTTCGCGTGATCCAGAACGCCTTGGCCGGGGTCGTCTCCGAACCGCATGGGACCGCCTATGGATCAAGATCGAAATTCGTTTCGATGGGAGGAAAAACCGGAACCGCCCAGGTGATCGGAATGAAGGGGGGTGTCCATGGAAAGCTTCCCGACAAGTTCAACGACCATGCTTGGTTCGTCGCCTTCGCGCCGGTGGAAGATCCAAAGATTGCAGTCGTGGTCCTGGTGGAAAATGGGGGTCATGGCGGGTCGGCGGCTGCGCCGCTCGCTAGAAAAGTCATCGAGGGGTATCTCAACGTGGTTCCTCCGGGAACCTCTCCCGACTCGATAACGGTCAAAAGCCCGGCGCCCGTTCCGTCGATTCCGGATGAGGGTTAA
- the rodA gene encoding rod shape-determining protein RodA: protein MIDRRSIAGYDWLLFVVVILILGMGVLSIYSVTFAPAAMRTPLYIKQVYWIVLGWVVFLVMAWIDYHEIARFAYPIYAVTVVLLLAVLVMGRSAQGAQRWLSLGFMSIQPSELAKISLLLVSAKYFSDYYPKRGLNFRQLLLPGGLVLFPMLLILKQPDLGTALAVSSVFFAMVLVIGFRSKFLIYSSLLSLMMFPFLWQFFWNHLKDYQRERLRTFIDPTNDPMGTGYHIIQSKIAVGSGGLFGKGLFGGTQSQLKFLPESHTDFIFSVFSEEWGFVGIVVLFVLFFFLVLWGIEIAYKAKDALGSLLAVGVVGLISFYFLVNVGMTLGVMPVVGVPLPLMSYGGTSMVTTMGLLGLLFNVKLRRFMLFY from the coding sequence ATGATTGATCGGAGAAGCATCGCCGGTTATGATTGGCTCCTCTTTGTGGTGGTCATTCTGATCTTGGGAATGGGGGTCCTCTCGATTTACAGCGTCACCTTTGCGCCCGCCGCGATGCGGACACCCCTTTATATCAAGCAGGTTTACTGGATTGTGCTCGGCTGGGTGGTCTTCCTGGTGATGGCCTGGATCGACTACCACGAAATTGCACGGTTTGCCTATCCGATCTATGCCGTGACGGTCGTCTTGCTGCTGGCGGTGTTGGTCATGGGACGCAGCGCCCAGGGGGCGCAGCGATGGCTTTCCCTCGGTTTTATGTCGATCCAGCCGTCGGAGCTGGCGAAGATCAGCCTCCTGCTCGTCTCGGCAAAATATTTCTCCGATTATTATCCCAAGAGAGGGTTGAATTTCAGGCAGCTGCTGCTGCCGGGAGGGCTCGTCCTCTTTCCGATGCTGCTTATCTTAAAGCAGCCCGATCTCGGCACCGCCCTGGCGGTCTCCTCCGTCTTCTTCGCCATGGTGCTGGTGATCGGCTTCCGATCCAAATTCTTGATCTACTCGTCGCTTCTCTCACTGATGATGTTTCCCTTCCTCTGGCAATTTTTTTGGAATCATCTGAAGGACTATCAACGCGAGCGGCTTCGAACCTTTATCGATCCGACCAACGACCCGATGGGAACCGGCTACCATATCATTCAGTCGAAGATTGCGGTCGGATCGGGGGGGCTTTTTGGAAAGGGCCTCTTTGGGGGAACGCAGAGCCAGCTGAAATTTCTGCCGGAGAGCCACACCGATTTTATCTTCTCTGTTTTCTCCGAAGAGTGGGGATTTGTCGGGATCGTCGTCCTCTTTGTCCTCTTTTTCTTCTTGGTCCTTTGGGGAATTGAGATCGCCTACAAGGCGAAGGATGCGTTGGGATCGCTTCTGGCCGTCGGCGTTGTCGGATTGATTTCGTTCTACTTTCTGGTCAATGTCGGAATGACGCTGGGGGTCATGCCGGTCGTCGGCGTTCCCCTTCCGCTGATGAGCTATGGGGGAACATCGATGGTCACCACCATGGGCTTGCTTGGCCTTCTTTTCAATGTTAAATTAAGACGATTTATGCTATTTTATTAG
- a CDS encoding Rne/Rng family ribonuclease gives MSIEIVINSTREETRVALLENKIVTELYFDRKKDRGIVGNVYKGKVVKVLPGMQAAFVDIATEKAAFLYVADVMTNMDDYSHMMEEAEEVEEEPLEFDENAETATQVPVMTRPKKGGSQTIEDLLQEGQEVVVQVSKEPIGTKGPRVTTYISLPGRYLVYMPTVNHVGVSRRIGRDDERHRLKDMIMRLRKPGAGYIVRTVSDGITEEEFKQDIEFLEVVWQNILKKREKLPAPVLLHTDLDLVFRTVRDLFTKDVDKLTIDSKLEYERIKEFVGTYLPTFLTRVELWDKDEPIYDAYGLEMEISKAKNRRVWLKSGGYIVVDHAEALTVIDVNTGRYVGKRDLEETILKTNLEAVKEISYQLRLRNIGGIIIIDFIDMEKEKNREKVFNALHDAMSSDKARTHILKISELGLVQMSRERTREDILRILCEPCPYCEGRGYTKSPTTMCYEIFREIRRIGSSPRDKKIIIGVHPTVANLLYDEERHGVEELEREYHKKIIIKADSNLHIEQYDIVTL, from the coding sequence ATGTCGATAGAGATTGTCATTAATTCTACCCGCGAAGAGACCCGGGTGGCGCTGCTCGAAAACAAAATCGTAACCGAACTTTATTTTGACCGAAAGAAAGACCGCGGCATCGTCGGCAATGTCTATAAAGGAAAAGTGGTCAAAGTGCTGCCGGGGATGCAGGCCGCTTTCGTCGATATCGCCACGGAAAAGGCCGCGTTCCTCTATGTCGCCGATGTAATGACCAACATGGACGACTACTCCCATATGATGGAAGAGGCCGAGGAGGTTGAGGAAGAGCCGCTCGAATTCGACGAGAATGCCGAAACGGCAACCCAAGTGCCGGTCATGACCCGTCCGAAAAAGGGGGGCTCTCAGACGATCGAGGACCTGCTTCAAGAAGGGCAGGAGGTGGTCGTTCAGGTGTCGAAGGAGCCGATCGGGACCAAAGGCCCGCGCGTCACGACGTACATCTCGCTTCCTGGCCGCTACCTCGTTTATATGCCGACGGTGAACCATGTCGGCGTCTCCCGCCGGATTGGGCGGGACGATGAACGTCATCGGCTCAAAGACATGATCATGCGGCTCAGAAAGCCGGGGGCCGGCTATATCGTCCGGACCGTCAGCGATGGCATCACAGAGGAAGAATTTAAGCAGGACATCGAATTTTTGGAAGTGGTCTGGCAGAACATTCTCAAGAAGCGTGAGAAACTTCCCGCGCCGGTGCTGCTTCACACCGATTTGGACCTGGTCTTTCGGACCGTCCGCGACCTCTTTACCAAAGATGTCGATAAGCTGACGATCGATTCAAAATTGGAATATGAGCGGATCAAGGAGTTCGTCGGCACCTACCTTCCCACTTTCCTCACCCGTGTGGAGCTCTGGGACAAAGATGAGCCGATCTACGACGCCTATGGTCTGGAGATGGAGATCTCCAAGGCGAAGAACCGGCGGGTCTGGTTGAAGTCGGGTGGATACATCGTCGTCGATCACGCCGAGGCGCTCACCGTCATCGATGTCAACACCGGCCGCTACGTCGGCAAACGCGACCTCGAAGAGACAATCTTAAAGACCAATTTGGAAGCGGTCAAGGAGATTTCCTATCAGCTCCGCCTCCGGAACATCGGCGGGATCATTATCATCGATTTCATCGACATGGAAAAGGAGAAGAACCGAGAGAAGGTCTTCAACGCACTCCATGACGCGATGAGCAGCGACAAAGCCCGGACGCACATTTTGAAGATCTCGGAGCTGGGGCTGGTCCAGATGTCGCGCGAGCGGACGCGGGAAGACATTTTAAGAATTCTCTGCGAGCCCTGTCCCTATTGCGAGGGGAGAGGCTACACCAAGTCGCCGACCACGATGTGCTACGAGATTTTCCGGGAAATTCGCCGGATCGGATCTTCTCCGAGGGATAAAAAGATCATCATCGGGGTTCATCCGACCGTCGCGAATCTCCTCTATGACGAAGAGCGGCATGGGGTCGAGGAGTTGGAGCGGGAATATCATAAAAAGATTATCATCAAAGCCGATTCCAACCTCCACATCGAACAATACGACATCGTAACCCTTTAA
- a CDS encoding Ig-like domain-containing protein, protein MFQRTRFQLLLLLAALFLSACGSGGGGQPAGPGVAAVNPADQATNVPVDSSVQAKFSTKVDPVTVNEKNFFILDTTGQMAGAVTYEDDTAVFKPSQPLGKGKQYSAVLTTGIKDLDGVALSSNFTWSFSTEGTPGNDTTAPTVISTIPQDSDTDVPVDAPILVIFSESINPSTLNAQTFFVKGITGAIVYDDATHRARLTPSKPLAFSTTYQVTLTKGITDAAGNPLAADQTWEFTTRRNPDTAPPRVVTEIPADKATGVATNTKISVTFDENVDDSSLRTRFILNDLTGATIPTTFTYDQNSKTGTLAPTALLESNKTYNVAVKSGVTDLSGNATPSDTNWSFTTLNIDTTPPTVSARTPAPDAVSVPVRSPITVTFSEPIDSATLTGNFIVTSQSGNPAGQINYDATLNKATFVPASHLKYNTVYRVLLKNPVIPGSAIKDLAGNNLADPGWSFTTVDAPVISSKSPDVNAQNVPTNTTIQATFNHSMNAATINLNSFKVVVDNSNPVSSVDGLVGYDDSRHQATFTPTNSLAPNTTYRVTLTTAIEDAAGNPLESDVTDWTFTTAQPLDSPPTVNKATSNPPDGATNVSINISSIIVRFDRPVDKNSVQGHFLISPPVNGSLCPDLSCPDPQTIVFNVQGPLSYDTPYTVTLDVGIRSASGAATGGTQELHFRTEAAPDTTPPTVVHTDPTDQSTNVPSDDQNPLLIRVDFSEAVAPASVTPTSFHVQRIESEFDKPDFPGSYTFSGATVTFTPSTHYRKGKTYQVTLTAEITDLAGNQLQAPVMPVVFSFNIAP, encoded by the coding sequence TTGTTCCAAAGAACACGGTTCCAATTATTGCTGTTGCTCGCCGCGCTTTTTCTTTCCGCCTGTGGAAGCGGCGGCGGAGGCCAGCCGGCCGGTCCGGGGGTCGCCGCGGTGAACCCCGCCGATCAGGCGACCAACGTTCCCGTTGATTCTTCGGTTCAGGCAAAATTCTCGACCAAGGTCGATCCGGTCACGGTGAACGAGAAGAACTTTTTTATCCTTGATACGACGGGTCAGATGGCCGGCGCGGTGACCTATGAAGATGACACCGCCGTCTTCAAGCCGAGCCAGCCCTTGGGGAAGGGAAAGCAGTACAGCGCCGTGCTGACCACCGGAATCAAAGACCTCGACGGGGTCGCCCTCTCATCCAACTTCACCTGGTCTTTCAGCACGGAAGGGACACCGGGAAACGATACGACGGCTCCCACCGTCATCTCAACCATTCCTCAGGACAGTGACACAGATGTTCCGGTCGATGCGCCGATCCTCGTCATTTTTTCAGAATCGATCAACCCCAGCACCCTCAACGCGCAGACCTTTTTTGTTAAAGGAATCACCGGGGCGATTGTCTACGACGATGCAACCCACCGGGCCAGGCTGACCCCTTCAAAGCCGCTTGCCTTCTCCACAACCTATCAGGTGACCCTCACAAAAGGAATCACCGATGCGGCTGGAAATCCGCTCGCCGCCGATCAGACCTGGGAGTTCACGACCCGCCGAAACCCGGACACGGCTCCCCCTCGGGTTGTTACTGAAATTCCAGCCGACAAAGCAACCGGCGTTGCCACCAATACGAAGATCTCGGTCACGTTCGATGAGAATGTCGATGACTCGAGTCTCCGCACCCGGTTTATCCTGAACGATCTGACCGGGGCGACTATCCCGACGACCTTTACTTACGACCAGAATTCAAAAACCGGCACGCTGGCTCCGACAGCGCTTCTTGAATCTAATAAAACTTATAATGTCGCCGTGAAAAGCGGGGTCACCGATCTCAGCGGCAATGCGACACCGAGCGATACGAATTGGTCCTTTACGACGCTGAATATAGATACCACTCCGCCGACGGTTTCGGCTAGAACGCCTGCTCCGGATGCAGTCTCCGTTCCGGTGAGGAGCCCAATCACGGTGACATTCAGCGAGCCAATCGACTCGGCAACGTTGACCGGCAATTTTATTGTTACAAGTCAATCGGGCAATCCGGCTGGACAGATTAATTATGATGCCACATTGAATAAAGCGACTTTTGTTCCGGCTTCTCATTTAAAATATAATACCGTCTATAGGGTTTTATTGAAAAATCCTGTGATTCCAGGGAGTGCGATCAAAGACCTGGCCGGGAATAATCTGGCTGACCCAGGCTGGTCGTTCACGACGGTCGATGCGCCCGTGATATCCAGCAAATCCCCTGATGTAAATGCGCAAAACGTTCCAACAAATACTACCATCCAGGCTACCTTTAATCATTCGATGAACGCGGCGACCATCAATTTAAATAGCTTTAAGGTCGTAGTTGATAATTCTAACCCGGTAAGTTCTGTGGACGGCTTAGTGGGATATGACGATAGTCGGCATCAGGCCACATTTACCCCCACAAATTCATTGGCGCCTAATACAACCTATCGTGTAACATTGACTACTGCGATTGAAGACGCGGCCGGAAATCCGCTTGAGAGCGATGTAACAGACTGGACATTTACAACCGCACAGCCCCTGGATTCTCCTCCAACGGTTAACAAAGCCACTAGCAATCCGCCAGACGGGGCCACCAATGTTTCTATTAATATATCGAGTATCATCGTTCGATTCGACCGCCCGGTTGACAAGAACAGTGTTCAGGGCCACTTCCTAATTTCGCCCCCAGTAAATGGTTCTCTCTGCCCCGACCTTAGTTGTCCCGATCCGCAAACGATTGTCTTTAATGTACAGGGGCCGTTGAGTTATGACACACCATACACAGTGACTTTAGATGTAGGGATTCGCTCTGCCTCGGGAGCAGCCACTGGGGGGACGCAGGAGCTACACTTCAGGACCGAAGCCGCTCCCGATACGACCCCGCCGACGGTGGTTCATACCGATCCCACCGATCAGTCGACCAATGTCCCGTCGGACGATCAGAATCCGCTCCTCATCCGCGTTGACTTCAGCGAGGCGGTCGCGCCCGCGTCGGTGACGCCCACTTCCTTCCATGTCCAGCGGATCGAGTCGGAGTTCGACAAGCCCGATTTCCCAGGTAGCTATACCTTCAGTGGTGCGACGGTGACCTTTACCCCCTCTACCCATTATCGCAAAGGGAAAACCTATCAGGTCACCTTGACGGCCGAGATCACCGACTTGGCCGGAAACCAGCTCCAAGCCCCTGTCATGCCTGTCGTCTTTTCATTTAACATCGCCCCGTGA
- the dprA gene encoding DNA-protecting protein DprA, with protein MERYRGWLALKRVTGIGNVVYRRLLDRFKTPEGVLGASAESLLTVHGVSEEVAREICTFNAFDQVDLELEKISAEGISLLSIQDPDYPPLLAAIHDPPPLLYIKGQLGEADPYPIAVVGTRHPTHYGKTVGDRLCRDMAEQGMTIVSGFARGIDAVAHKAALAAKGRTIAVLGSGIDQMYPPEHQALSVEIAEQGAVISEFPMGSPPEAYHFPQRNRIISGLSLGCLVVEAARDSGSLITARLALEQGREVFAVPGSIGSEMSRGTHQLIRSGAKLVEGIDDILEEVLPQLRRRPRGPAAPEPHLEGGEKKIYDLLSFEPKHIDRLIEESALTIPLTSVLLLSLELKGVARQLNGQFYVRI; from the coding sequence ATGGAGCGGTATCGCGGCTGGCTGGCATTGAAGCGGGTGACCGGAATCGGGAATGTCGTCTACAGGCGGCTGCTCGATCGATTCAAAACCCCGGAGGGGGTCCTTGGCGCGTCGGCGGAGTCGCTGCTCACCGTCCATGGGGTCTCTGAAGAAGTCGCTCGGGAGATCTGTACCTTCAATGCATTTGACCAGGTCGATCTGGAGCTGGAGAAGATCTCTGCCGAAGGGATCTCACTTCTTTCCATTCAGGACCCTGATTATCCTCCTTTATTAGCGGCGATTCACGATCCGCCTCCCCTCCTTTATATCAAAGGACAGCTCGGGGAGGCCGATCCTTATCCGATCGCCGTCGTCGGAACCCGGCACCCGACCCACTATGGAAAGACGGTTGGAGACCGACTCTGCCGCGACATGGCCGAGCAGGGGATGACGATCGTCAGCGGCTTTGCGCGGGGAATCGATGCTGTTGCCCACAAAGCGGCGTTGGCGGCGAAGGGACGGACGATCGCGGTGCTTGGATCGGGGATCGATCAGATGTATCCCCCCGAGCATCAAGCGCTGTCGGTCGAAATCGCCGAGCAGGGGGCGGTGATCTCCGAATTCCCGATGGGATCGCCGCCCGAGGCGTATCACTTTCCCCAGCGCAACCGGATCATCAGCGGACTCTCGCTCGGTTGCCTGGTGGTCGAGGCGGCACGCGACAGCGGCTCGTTGATCACCGCCCGGCTGGCGCTGGAGCAGGGGCGCGAGGTCTTCGCCGTTCCGGGCTCGATCGGCTCTGAGATGAGCCGAGGGACCCATCAACTGATCCGCTCCGGCGCGAAGCTGGTGGAAGGAATCGATGATATCCTGGAGGAGGTCCTCCCGCAGCTCAGGAGGAGGCCGAGGGGACCGGCCGCACCGGAGCCTCACCTCGAAGGGGGGGAGAAAAAAATTTATGACCTCCTCAGCTTTGAGCCGAAGCACATCGACCGGCTGATCGAGGAGAGTGCGCTGACCATCCCCCTCACCTCCGTGCTTCTCCTCTCGCTCGAACTCAAGGGGGTGGCCCGCCAACTCAATGGACAGTTTTATGTTAGAATATAA